Part of the Cupriavidus basilensis genome is shown below.
TCGGCACGAAAGCGGTTGGGCAGGGGCGAGGGCAAAGTGGAGTTCGGGAGGGAGGACATGACGATGGTGTTCCTGTTTTCAGTCTGGGAAGCGAGCGGGTCAGCCGGTGACCCCGCTCTGCCAGGGCGGTGTGGCCCAACATGCAGCCTTTGGCCGGCTGCGGGGCCATCGCCGATGCCAGATGGCTTGCTGGTCTGGCGGGTCTGGCGGGTCAGTGCGATCCGCTGACGATCTGTTTTGTGAAGCTGGCGCGTTCCATCTCCACCACCTCCACGCTGACCTGCACGCTGTCTTCCGCGTTGGCCGGGCGCACCGCGTCGGCAATGACCTCGCAGATCGCTTGGCTCAGTGCCTGGCGCACGGCCAGGTCGCGGCCGTCCAGGATGTGCAGGCGCGCATGGACGAAAGCACGCTCGCGCGCTTCGGTGCCCTGGCGGTAGGAGGTCAGCGTGATGCAGCGCGACTTGATGTCCGGCTCGCCGAACTGGCCGGAGGCCAGCAGCGCGGCATTGGCCTCGTCCAGCAGTTCTTCCTGCGAGCAGGTGAGGCGGGTGTTTTCGGTGATTTCAATGATGAGGTGGGGCATGGTGGCTGGGCCTGAAGGTTTCGGTGAGTTGCCGGGGCGGGGGGATCAGTCCACCGCCAGCCGCGACAGCGGGCCGGGCGACTTGCC
Proteins encoded:
- a CDS encoding 5-carboxymethyl-2-hydroxymuconate Delta-isomerase — encoded protein: MPHLIIEITENTRLTCSQEELLDEANAALLASGQFGEPDIKSRCITLTSYRQGTEARERAFVHARLHILDGRDLAVRQALSQAICEVIADAVRPANAEDSVQVSVEVVEMERASFTKQIVSGSH